Part of the Cottoperca gobio chromosome 16, fCotGob3.1, whole genome shotgun sequence genome, AATGCAAAAATGATGTGAACAATGCGAGCGCTTGTATCACTTGATTGCCCACAAATGTGGAAATGTGCCTTTGGCTTCATAGGATGGTTAAAACACTTCATACTCAATCACAACACATACAATAAATAGCACCACATGCAAAATACAGACAATAATGGACAAGGTAACCGTGTGAAGGGTGCTTACAAACTGCATTTGGTATAAAAGactttttgtaaatgttcttgGTTGCTGCAGCGGCTCTGAAGCGTCTTCCTGAGGGCAGTTTTATGAAGGAGGATGAACAGCATTAGACGCTTCATATCCATCACTTTAGTTTgtataggtttttttttttgcccttaATTTTGCTTTTGACCCATTATTAAGGTTGGACATATAACAAAGGATTCagaggctttattgtcatacgCACAGAAGCTACCGggtagttgttggcaatgaaaatcttaaatccctggctcctccaacaacacatacagtatactcaagacatacaattaaataaagtaataaaatagaCATAACGGTGCAAGttaaatgcaggaataagtagaACACATGCATAGAAAATAGAATAGGAtataacatgtaacattttaaatactgcaCAGTGGAATTAAATACTGTAACAAAgcatcaaatgaaaatgtgaagacaatgtgatgaacctacagagaactggtagagaccaaaaagcAGAGCTAAAAGACTGTGCATATTGGAGTTACATTCACCAGGTGACCAGAACCACAAATGCATACTGctgcatgtgtaaatataaGCCACTGCTGGCTAACAAGTTCACCAAATCAACTTTAAAATTGATGATATAACAGTGTTGTATTCACAACTTGGTAACTGGTTAAAAGCAACAATACACACTGATTTCTGCATATTGTCTGTCCACTCTGTCAAACATCAATTCATCCATCTGCAGCCAGTCCCACCTCCATGATCTACCCCAAGCAGGAGATGGAAGTCGACGTCCCCAACACCCTCATCTGCTTTGTGAACGACTTCCATCCGCCTACAGTCGACATCACCTGGACCAGGAACGGCCAGCTGGTGGACCTGAGCGAGGTCAGCCAGACTCAGTACTACTCCAACAAAGACTTCAGCTTCCGCATCTCGTCCTACTTGGAATTCACACCTCAGGAAAGCGACATCTACTCCTGCAGCGTGGACCACATCAGCCTGCAGGCGCCTCTCACCAAGTTCTGGAGTAAGTCAGTAATAATGTTTCAGTGAGTGTGAAAGTAACAGAAGGgatgttttttttggtttgaaacagaaaagcatTGGCTTGTAAAATATACCCAAGCTATGCAGAACATCAAGGAGGATGTATGATATTCAATAACCATCCATTTCCATGGGCATTGCACCAATACTTATATGAGCTATGTTGGCTGATATCGCTTATTTAAATTATATGATGATATCTATCGATGCATATACATGACCACAATTTAAGCCAAAAATGTTAGCTACAATAGCTTCAGTGAAGACTGTTAGCAGCTTTCAAAAACTCCTACCAGTACATCTCTCATGCTATCTAtctgtattgtgtttttcacaGAGTTTGAAGTACACACAGACCATCAGGCGGTagagacagcagtgtgtgttggtggtgtgATCCTGGGACTGATTGGAGTTTTCACAGGTCTCTGGTTTATCATAAAAGCCAACAAGTCCTGCCAGACGTAACACGCATCAAGACGTGTGATCGCCTTGATCCTTTTTCCCCCTTGTGTTATTCTTCTGGGAGTGAGCTggaatgtcatttattttcttcttttgttttacaccTGCAGTGTTTTATGCTGCCTTTGTCCATCACTGCAACAACACGGAATCTAAACCTGagctaaaaacacatcagttaaCACAATAGcttgacattttgacaaataCGCATTTTGACTTTATGCCAAAGagatttagatgagaagattaatccCTCTAATgtctgtaatgtaaatataaagctatcagccaggagacggttagcttaaattagcttagcacaaagactggaaacaagggggaAACGGCTAGCACTGCTCTGTCCAACAAATCCAACTACCAGCACACGTAAAGCTCACTAGAAATAAAGGAAACATAACTGTATATTAATTTGTGAGCTTTAAAGGTGCAGATTTAGTTTTAGGTTATAGCTGTAGCCTTATATATCCCCGACAGATATGAGAGTCTTCCCATCTAATCTCTGCCAGATAGCAAATTACAAAGGGGACCCTTCCCTTAACGAGAG contains:
- the LOC115021008 gene encoding H-2 class II histocompatibility antigen, A-U alpha chain-like, translated to MVMALFLVLLVILPKYSQGKHLLRFLTFCQTNVTGDDQYDIEFDGDQLLYVDTVTYQVVQRLPEFAEQWIPDPGLAKDTYLSIGTCKYNIPRAIKGEHHPPEAIASPTSMIYPKQEMEVDVPNTLICFVNDFHPPTVDITWTRNGQLVDLSEVSQTQYYSNKDFSFRISSYLEFTPQESDIYSCSVDHISLQAPLTKFWSKSFEVHTDHQAVETAVCVGGVILGLIGVFTGLWFIIKANKSCQT